A single genomic interval of Lathyrus oleraceus cultivar Zhongwan6 chromosome 7, CAAS_Psat_ZW6_1.0, whole genome shotgun sequence harbors:
- the LOC127101925 gene encoding NAC domain-containing protein 90, producing the protein MVDFPPPGFRFFPTEEELVSFYLKNKLQGEKRNAFDRVIPVIDINGVEPWDLPTLAGELCREDKEQWFFFSPGQEREARGGRPNRTTGCGYWKATGSPGYVYSCDNKVIGVKKTMVFYKGKAPSGRKTKWKMNEYRAIQVCNQSNTATPQLRREFSVCRVYVISGSFRAFDRRPLENEREDGFRVNKIDQNPFIASCSNQNARMDHASTSFEISQLEGLQSVYAPEVAGGSNSSNWNVDNNGDIGDEIQIQEPLWEWEWEWEHFN; encoded by the exons ATGGTAGATTTCCCTCCACCTGGTTTTCGTTTCTTCCCAACTGAAGAAGAGCTTGTTAGTTTTTACCTAAAGAACAAGCTACAAGGAGAAAAAAGAAATGCTTTTGATAGGGTTATTCCTGTCATTGACATCAATGGTGTAGAACCATGGGACCTCCCAA CTCTTGCGGGGGAGCTTTGCCGTGAAGATAAAGAGCAATGGTTTTTCTTTTCGCCGGGGCAAGAGAGAGAAGCTAGAGGAGGGAGACCTAATAGAACTACTGGTTGTGGTTATTGGAAGGCCACAGGCTCTCCTGGTTATGTTTATTCTTGTGATAATAAAGTTATTGGGGTGAAGAAAACAATGGTGTTCTATAAAGGAAAAGCTCCTAGTGGAAGGAAAACTAAATGGAAGATGAATGAATACAGAGCCATTCAAGTGTGTAACCAATCCAACACTGCCACACCTCAG TTAAGGAGAGAATTCAGTGTGTGTCGAGTATATGTGATATCGGGAAGCTTTCGAGCATTTGATAGACGTCCATTAGAGAACGAAAGAGAGGATGGATTTCGAGTTAATAAGATTGATCAAAATCCATTTATTGCTTCGTGTTCTAATCAAAATGCAAGAATGGATCATGCATCAACTTCATTTGAAATTTCTCAATTAGAGGGACTCCAAAGTGTTTATGCTCCAGAGGTTGCAGGAGGTTCAAATAGCAGTAATTGGAATGTAGATAACAATGGTGATATTGGTGATGAGATTCAAATCCAAGAACCACTGTGGGAATGGGAATGGGAATGGGAACATTTTAATTGA